A genome region from Bufo gargarizans isolate SCDJY-AF-19 chromosome 2, ASM1485885v1, whole genome shotgun sequence includes the following:
- the NACC1 gene encoding nucleus accumbens-associated protein 1 isoform X1 produces the protein MSQTLQMEIPNFGNSILECLNEQRLQGLYCDVSVVVRGHQFKAHRAVLAASSSYFRDLFHNSKNPVVELPGSVQPQSFQQILSFCYTGRLSMNVGDQFLLMYTAGFLQIQEIMEKGTEFFLKVSSPSCDSQGLHPEEAPSSEPPSPAAAAAVAAAASAVASLSSSTSYSTSRAPRVKTESQESDSVQCTPVAKRLWDGGQKEAGGANRKVPRFSQGASGGSSGAVAPQGSERTSPGTSSAYTSDSPGSYHNEEDEEEEVGEDGTEEQYRQICNMYTMYSMMNVNQTEYSLNSSAEKVEALPDPVFSDSRNRVRVKQDLATLPAELISQIGNRCHPKLYEEGDPAEKIELVTGTNVFITRAQLMNCHISAGTRHKVLLRRLLASFFDRNTLANSCGTGIRSSTNDPSRKPLDSRVLHAVKFYCQNFAPNFKESEMNAIAADMCTNARRVVRKSWIPKLKLLMAEGDAYTSFINDTGKMEPDLMGGGTPADHGAGFDGEPGEGMP, from the exons ATGTCTCAGACTCTACAAATGGAGATCCCCAACTTTGGGAACAGTATCCTGGAATGCCTGAACGAGCAGCGCCTCCAGGGCCTGTACTGCGATGTCTCCGTCGTGGTCCGCGGACACCAGTTCAAAGCCCACCGGGCCGTCCTGGCGGCGAGCAGCTCTTACTTCAGAGACCTCTTCCACAACAGCAAGAACCCTGTGGTGGAGCTGCCCGGATCGGTCCAACCTCAGTCCTTCCAGCAGATCCTCAGCTTCTGTTACACCGGGCGGCTCAGCATGAACGTAGGAGACCAGTTCCTTCTCATGTACACGGCCGGCTTCCTGCAGATCCAGGAGATCATGGAGAAGGGGACAGAGTTCTTCCTGAAGGTCAGCTCGCCCAGCTGTGACTCCCAGGGTTTgcaccctgaagaagctccaagCTCCGAACCTCCCAGCCCGGCCGCGGCTGCAGCAGTCGCGGCAGCAGCCTCGGCCGTGGCTTCACTATCATCCTCAACATCTTACTCCACCTCCCGGGCACCACGGGTGAAAACGGAGAGCCAAGAGTCTGATTCAGTGCAGTGCACTCCAGTAGCGAAGAGACTGTGGGATGGGGGGCAGAAGGAGGCCGGAGGGGCAAATAGAAAGGTGCCACGCTTTTCTCAAGGAGCGTCTGGTGGGTCATCAGGTGCTGTGGCCCCACAAGGGTCAGAGAGGACGAGCCCAGGAACGTCCAGCGCGTACACAAGTGACAGCCCGGGATCTTATCAcaatgaggaggacgaggaagaggaggTCGGAGAGGACGGCACAGAGGAGCAATACAGGCAGATCTGCAATatgtatacaatgtacagcatgaTGAACGTCAACCAAACCG AATATTCTTTGAATTCTTCAGCTGAGAAGGTGGAAGCTCTGCCGGACCCCGTCTTTTCAGACTCCAGGAACCGTGTGCGTGTCAAGCAGGACCTGGCTACCCTCCCAGCGGAGCTCATCAGTCAGATCGGCAACCGATGTCACCCAAAACTGTACGAAGAAGGAGACCCGGCTGAGAAGATAGAACTTGTGACAG GAACCAACGTGTTCATCACCCGCGCTCAGCTCATGAACTGTCACATCAGCGCCGGGACACGCCACAAGGTTCTGCTGCGCAGGTTGCTGGCGTCTTTCTTTGACAG GAACACTCTAGCAAACAGCTGTGGCACTGGAATCCGCTCGTCCACCAATGACCCGAGCAGGAAGCCTCTGGACAGCCGGGTCCTGCATGCCGTGAAAT TCTACTGTCAGAATTTCGCCCCGAACTTCAAGGAAAGTGAGATGAATGCCATCGCAGCGGACATGTGTACGAATGCCCGACGCGTGGTGCGCAAGAGCTGGATCCCAAAACTGAAGCTGCTGATGGCCGAAGGAGACGCCTACACGTCCTTTATCAACGACACCGGCAAAATGGAGCCTGACCTGATGGGCGGAGGCACCCCCGCGGATCATGGTGCGGGCTTTGATGGCGAGCCGGGAGAGGGAATGCCTTGA
- the NACC1 gene encoding nucleus accumbens-associated protein 1 isoform X2 — translation MSQTLQMEIPNFGNSILECLNEQRLQGLYCDVSVVVRGHQFKAHRAVLAASSSYFRDLFHNSKNPVVELPGSVQPQSFQQILSFCYTGRLSMNVGDQFLLMYTAGFLQIQEIMEKGTEFFLKVSSPSCDSQGLHPEEAPSSEPPSPAAAAAVAAAASAVASLSSSTSYSTSRAPRVKTESQESDSVQCTPVAKRLWDGGQKEAGGANRKVPRFSQGASGGSSGAVAPQGSERTSPGTSSAYTSDSPGSYHNEEDEEEEVGEDGTEEQYRQICNMYTMYSMMNVNQTAEKVEALPDPVFSDSRNRVRVKQDLATLPAELISQIGNRCHPKLYEEGDPAEKIELVTGTNVFITRAQLMNCHISAGTRHKVLLRRLLASFFDRNTLANSCGTGIRSSTNDPSRKPLDSRVLHAVKFYCQNFAPNFKESEMNAIAADMCTNARRVVRKSWIPKLKLLMAEGDAYTSFINDTGKMEPDLMGGGTPADHGAGFDGEPGEGMP, via the exons ATGTCTCAGACTCTACAAATGGAGATCCCCAACTTTGGGAACAGTATCCTGGAATGCCTGAACGAGCAGCGCCTCCAGGGCCTGTACTGCGATGTCTCCGTCGTGGTCCGCGGACACCAGTTCAAAGCCCACCGGGCCGTCCTGGCGGCGAGCAGCTCTTACTTCAGAGACCTCTTCCACAACAGCAAGAACCCTGTGGTGGAGCTGCCCGGATCGGTCCAACCTCAGTCCTTCCAGCAGATCCTCAGCTTCTGTTACACCGGGCGGCTCAGCATGAACGTAGGAGACCAGTTCCTTCTCATGTACACGGCCGGCTTCCTGCAGATCCAGGAGATCATGGAGAAGGGGACAGAGTTCTTCCTGAAGGTCAGCTCGCCCAGCTGTGACTCCCAGGGTTTgcaccctgaagaagctccaagCTCCGAACCTCCCAGCCCGGCCGCGGCTGCAGCAGTCGCGGCAGCAGCCTCGGCCGTGGCTTCACTATCATCCTCAACATCTTACTCCACCTCCCGGGCACCACGGGTGAAAACGGAGAGCCAAGAGTCTGATTCAGTGCAGTGCACTCCAGTAGCGAAGAGACTGTGGGATGGGGGGCAGAAGGAGGCCGGAGGGGCAAATAGAAAGGTGCCACGCTTTTCTCAAGGAGCGTCTGGTGGGTCATCAGGTGCTGTGGCCCCACAAGGGTCAGAGAGGACGAGCCCAGGAACGTCCAGCGCGTACACAAGTGACAGCCCGGGATCTTATCAcaatgaggaggacgaggaagaggaggTCGGAGAGGACGGCACAGAGGAGCAATACAGGCAGATCTGCAATatgtatacaatgtacagcatgaTGAACGTCAACCAAACCG CTGAGAAGGTGGAAGCTCTGCCGGACCCCGTCTTTTCAGACTCCAGGAACCGTGTGCGTGTCAAGCAGGACCTGGCTACCCTCCCAGCGGAGCTCATCAGTCAGATCGGCAACCGATGTCACCCAAAACTGTACGAAGAAGGAGACCCGGCTGAGAAGATAGAACTTGTGACAG GAACCAACGTGTTCATCACCCGCGCTCAGCTCATGAACTGTCACATCAGCGCCGGGACACGCCACAAGGTTCTGCTGCGCAGGTTGCTGGCGTCTTTCTTTGACAG GAACACTCTAGCAAACAGCTGTGGCACTGGAATCCGCTCGTCCACCAATGACCCGAGCAGGAAGCCTCTGGACAGCCGGGTCCTGCATGCCGTGAAAT TCTACTGTCAGAATTTCGCCCCGAACTTCAAGGAAAGTGAGATGAATGCCATCGCAGCGGACATGTGTACGAATGCCCGACGCGTGGTGCGCAAGAGCTGGATCCCAAAACTGAAGCTGCTGATGGCCGAAGGAGACGCCTACACGTCCTTTATCAACGACACCGGCAAAATGGAGCCTGACCTGATGGGCGGAGGCACCCCCGCGGATCATGGTGCGGGCTTTGATGGCGAGCCGGGAGAGGGAATGCCTTGA